CCGGCTGGTCGATGGGCAGGGGTAAATCAACAAACAATTCGCCTAAGAAAAACCACGAACCGGCACCTTGGTTGATGATTAAGCTGTGTTTACCAGTCCAGCCTAAACCTGCTTTGGTGGCCAGTTGGCGCTCCATTACCGGGGCAGAATCGACAAAAGGGCGCATGTTTAGCTGCTGTTGGCAGTAATCGTTAATCGCTTTACCTAGCTGATTTAGCCGCTTACGCATTAGTTTGTGGTAGTCACGCCCCAGCGCATAACGGCTAATATAGGCCTGTTCGCTGGCGCTGAGGCTTTGGGCAAACTTAGCGTCTTCCGGCAGGTAATCCATGCGCACCGAAATGATTCGTTGGGTGCCTTCATGCAGCTGCTCTGGGTGTTTGCGAAGCTCCAGATTACGGGCTAAATAGTCCATTTCTCCGTGGTAGTTTTTTGCCAGCCATTGCTCAACATCTTGATGATGTTGACTGAGATCCACATCTGTTATGCCGATCTGTTGAAAACCTAGCGATTTAGCGGTTAGCTTGATATGTTGAACCAGCTGTTTTAGGTCTATTTCGGATAGTAGGGACATGGCTCCAGAGCACCGATTGTTTTCGCACAGTTTACCACAGAGTTTATGGCGCGCCGAAGTGGTGAAACACCAAGAAGCAGTGCTGGCTCACCAGCAAGGTACTAGCTTGTATTCTTTAATGGAGCAAGCGGGCTTAGCTGCCTTTAAACTAATGCAATGCCAATGGCCCAATGGCAAGCGTATTTTAGTGTTAGCCGGTGGTGGCAACAACGGCGGAGACGCCTTGGTGGTTGCGCGATTGGCTAAGCAAGCAGGTAAACAGGTAAAGGTGCTTGCTTTAGGTGACTTAGAACGTATGCCTAGCGAAGCGCAGAAAGCCTTAGCGGCCTGGCAAGCCGAGGGTGGGCCGCTTGATCTTAGTCAACAATTTGATTGGCCCAGTGATGTAATTATTGATGGTGTATTGGGGATTGGCTTAAACACTGAGGTTCGCGCGCCATTGCAGGCATTGTTCGCCCAAATCAATCAAAGCGGCGTGCCAGTGCTAGCCTTAGATTTACCCTCAGGTTTATCTGCCGATACGGGAAAGCTATTAGGAAGTGCAATAAAAGCCAGCGCTACCATTTGTTTTATCGCTGCTAAGCAAGGTTTATTTATCGGACAAGCGCCTGAGTATGTGGGCAAACTAGTTTTTGCCGGTTTGGGGTTAAGTGATTTATTCGAGCAACAAAATACTACTGCAGTTAGCCTAGCTGATTATGCTCAGCTAGGCTCTTTGCTCGCACCTAGAGCCAAAACAGCGCATAAGGGCAGTTGTGGTCGAGTGGCTCTAGTTGGCGGCAATGTGGGAATGGCGGGCGCCATTCGTATGGCTGCTGAGGCGAGTTTACGTTCCGGTGCTGGCTTGGTTAATGTATTTACTCAGGCGCAAAATCAGTCTGTTGTGAGCACCGGCCGCCCAGAGTTAATGGTTGCAGCAGTGGCTAAGCATTCTCTTCAGCAGCTCGATTGGTGCTTAGCCCAGGCAAGCTGCAAAGTAATTGGCCCTGGTTTGGGGCAAGATGAGTGGGCGCAAGCGCTGTTTTCGTCAGTATTAAATGATGATAAAGCCTGCTTGGTAGATGCAGATGCACTTAACCTTTTAGCAAAAGCACCGATGCAGCGTAACCATTGGGTATTAACGCCGCATCCAGGTGAGGCAGCACGTTTATTGAAATGCTCCGTGGCTGAAATAGAAGCTGATAGAATTGCTGCTGCCCAAAATATTCAGCACCGTTATGGCGGCGTATGTGTACTAAAAGGCGCTGGCACCGTTGTAGCTGGCGCGCAAGGGCAAGTGAGAATTTGTACCGCAGGTAACCCCGGCATGGCTTCGGGCGGGATGGGAGATGTTTTGTCTGGTATAATCGGCGGCTTAATCGCCCAATTTGCAGCTAAGCATTTATTATTCGATATTGTCTGCCTCGGGGTATGTATTCATGGTATGGCTGCAGATAGAGCTGCAGAACAGGGAGAAAGAGGCATGCTGGCCTCAGATCTAATGCCTTTTATAAGACAACTAGTGAATCCAAAATTGTAATGAAAACGTGGCATATTGAATTAGCTGATGCAGAGCAAACAGTAGCTTTAGGTGAACTTCTCGCCAAGGCGTGTCAGCGAGCATCAGTGATTTATTTAGAAGGTGATTTAGGGGCTGGAAAAACCACTTTAACCCGTGGTTTTATTCAAGGTAAAGGCCACGAAGGTAAGGTTAAAAGTCCTACCTACACCTTGGTTGAACCCTATGAGTTGGGTGATTGGCGAGTTAATCATTTTGATTTATACCGTTTGGCCGACCCAGAAGAACTAGAATTTATTGGTATTCGTGATTACTTTGCCGACGATTGTTTGTGTTTGGTGGAGTGGCCTGAAAAGGGCCTGGGCTTTTTACCAGCAGCAGACTTATTGGTTGAGCTAGCTTACCGAGGTGAGCAGCGCAGTGCTCAAGTGAAAGCATTGAGCGAACAAGGACAAAAAGTAGTGGAGTGGTTGAGTCAACATGCTGGGTAGTTTTAAATTAAGCCGCTGGATAGGCTTAGGCTTAGGCTTGTATTTGCTTTGTGGGCTGGCAATGGCCAGTAGCGATGTTTCGGGAGTGCGTGTTTGGAGCAGCCCTGACAATACTCGTATTGTATTGGATTTATCTGGTGCGCCAAAATTTAGCCATTTCAATTTAAACAAACCAAATCGCCTAGTGTTGGATCTTTCTAGTAGTAAAATGCTCAGCGATTTGAGCAAAGTGCCCTTATCGGGTGACTTGGTTAAAAAGATCCGACCTAGTACGCCAAAGGCTAAAGGCGATTACCGCTTGGTTATCGAGTTATCGCAAGCGGTTAATCCTACGGTGTTTGCACTCAAACCAACCGGAAACTATGGCCATCGGCTGGTCATCGACCTGCCAGACAAAGCCGGTAGCGCGCAAATAAAAAAGCAACAGCAGCAGATTTCCAAAGCTAAAACTCAGCAACAGTTAGCCGGCAATCGCGATATTATTATTGCTATCGACGCCGGCCACGGCGGTGAAGATCCCGGCGCAATTGGCAACAAAAGAACCTACGAGAAACACATTACCTTGGCAATAGCCAAACGCGCCCAGCGTCTAATAAACCAAGAGCCGGGCTTAAAAGCCGTGTTAATTCGCGAAGGTGACTACTTTGTTAACCTTAATAAGCGCTCGCAAATTGCTCGTAAAAATAAAGCCGATTTCTTAGTCTCTATTCATGCTGATGGATTCACTTCCTCGCAACCAAAAGGTGCCTCTGTGTGGGTGGTGTCTACTCGCCGGGCTAAAAGTGAAGTAGGTCGCCATTTAGAAGATCACGAAGCCGAATCTGATCTGCTTGGCGGCGTGGGTGAAGTAATGGGCAGCGTAGAAAATGACGCCCACCTTAACTTCGCCTTGATTGACATGCAGATGGACTACTCAATGAACACCGCCTATGAAGTGGCGAAGAAAGTATTGTCGGAGCTGGGCAAAGTGACCTCGCTGCATAAAAAGCGCCCAGAGCATGCTAGCCTCGCGGTACTAAAGTCTCCCGACATTCCCTCTATTTTGGTTGAAGCAGGCTTTATTACTAACCACAAAGAAGAGAAGTTGCTTAAAACTGGCAATCATCAAGAGAGAATTGCTAAAGCGGTAGTGAAAGGCATTAAAGCCCATTACCGCGCCAAGCCCTTGGCTGGCACCTTGTATGCGCAAACCTATGGGGTGCGTAAACATACGGTAAGAAAAGGCGAGTCTTTGTCGGTATTGGCAGCGCGCTACAATACTAGCGTGGCAGGTTTAAAAAAGGCCAACAAACTGACTTCCAATACCTTGCGCATTGGTCAAGTGCTGACCATCCCAAATAGTTAACTCAATGCCTATTCAAATATTGCCAGCGCAGCTGGCTAACCAAATTGCCGCCGGAGAAGTGGTAGAACGCCCCGCTTCGGTAGTTAAAGAGCTGATTGAAAACTGCCTTGATGCCGGCGCTACTCGTATCGATATTGAGATTGATAAAGGTGGCGCAAAGCGCATTTTAATTCGCGACAACGGCAGTGGCATTGCCAAAGACCAGCTAGGCTTGGCGCTAAGTCGCCATGCAACTAGCAAAATCGACAGCCTTGATGATTTAAGTGCCATAGCCACCTTGGGCTTTCGCGGTGAAGCACTGGCAAGTATTAGCTCGGTCTCTCGCTTAAGTCTAAGTTCTCGTACTGCTGAGCAAGAACAAGCTTGGCAAGCTCAAGCTGCTGGTCGTGACATGCAAGTTAGTTTGCAACCCTGCGCCCACCCAGTTGGTAGTTCGCTAGAAGTGCTCGATTTGTTTTTTAATACGCCTGCACGGCGCAAGTTTTTACGCACTGAGAAAACCGAGTTTTCGCACATTGATGAGCTGTTGAAACGTTTAGCCTTGAGCCGTTTTGATGTGGCGCTGAGTTTAAAACACAATGGCAAATTAATCCGTCAGTATCGCATAGCCACAGACTTGGATAAGCAGCTGAAGCGAGTAAGCACAGTATTTGGTGCCCCTTTTGCTAACCACTGTTTGCATCTAGATAATCAGCATGACCAACTACGTTTACACGGTTGGTTAGGTTTACCGGAAGTGGCACGTGCGCAAAACGACCAGCAGTATTTTTATGTGAACGGTCGGATGATGCGCGACAAGTTGCTACAACACGCTATTCGCCAAGCATTTGCAGCCTATTTACCCGATGAACAATATGCCAGTTATGTATTATTTTTGGAGTTGCCATTAGACCAAGTCGATGTGAATGTGCACCCGGCTAAACATGAAGTGCGCTTTCATCAAGCCCGTTTGGTACATGACTACATCGTACAAGTATTGGCATCAGCCTTGAGCAAAATACCGGCCCATAATCACACTGGCGAACTGCCGGTTTGCCAAGATGAACCGGCAAACGAAATGTTCGCTCAACCACTAGAGCCAGTTGGCCATGGATACACCAGCGCTGCTCCCGCGACGCCGAGAGTGAGCGAAGGCCGTCAGAGTTACCAGTCAAGCTTACAACGAGCCGATAAGCCGCGAGCCTCAGAATTATCCGCTAATCATCAGTGGTTGAGCAGTACTGCCGATTTTTCTAGCCAAGCTGCCAGTGCTAGCCCTACAAACTCTGTTAGTTCCAAGTCACAGGCCGCCGCGCTTTATCCTTTGCATTTAGTGGAAAGCGCATACTTGTTAGCGCGTATTGGCGAGAAGCTAGTATTGTTAGATCTTTGGGCCAGCCAGCAAAATCTCGCCTATACCCAAGCAATGCAGCAGTGGCCGCAGGGCTTAGATAGCGTTCCTTTATTATTACCATTAAAGCTAGCTCTAGATGAACCGATGCATCTGTTACTTAGTCAACAACAAGAAGCGCTTAAGCGGATTGGTTTTGCGTTTAACATTGCTAACAAGCAACAAGTTATTGTTGCCCAAGTGCCTAAGCTGATACGCAAGGCTGACTTTGCTCAGTTAATTCCAAGTTTGTTAATGGCGATGAGTCAGCTTCCTGAGTCTGAATGGCAGCAAGCCGAGGTATTGTTAAGTGGTTTAGTTAAGCTACAAAACAAACCCAATGAGTACAGTTGGCAGCAAGCTATAGAGCTAAGCCAGCAACTGCATAGTCACTATGCTAATCAATTGCCTCAGCACTTATGGCAAGCTGTAGATCTAAGCACCTGTATCAAGGGTTTCAATCATGATTAGCAATCTGCCAGTGATTACCTTAATGGGGCCTACGGCCTCTGGAAAAACTGCTTTGGCAATTGAGCTTCATCAGCAAATAGGTGCAGAATTAGTTAGTGTTGATTCTGCATTAATTTACCGTGGAATGGATATCGGCACCGCTAAGCCAACTGCCGAAGAGCAGCGACAAGCCCCACACGCTCTAATTGATATTTGCGATCCTACTGAAGTGTATTCAGCCGCCGATTTTCGCCGCGATGTTCTAGAGCAAATTGATGCCATTCATGCGCGTGGTAATGTCCCGCTCTTGGTGGGCGGCACCATGTTGTATTTTAAAGCCTTAGTGGACGGCATTGCTGATTTGCCAGAAGCAGATGCAGCCTTACGCAATGAGATTCAGCAGCAAGCAGCAGACGGTTCTTGGGAAAGTTTGCATCACGAACTTAGCCAATACGATCCCACCTCCGCAGCAAGGATCAATGTAAACGATCATCAGCGCTTAATGAGGGCGGTTGAAGTATATCGTTTAACCGGTAAATCTCTGACTGAAATTAATAATCAACCGGTTGCGGCCTTACCTTATAAAATCCATCAGTTTGCGATTGCGCCGAAAGAAAAAGCCCAACTACACCATCTAATAGAGGTGCGATTTAAGATGATGCTGGAACTTGGCTTTGAAGCCGAGGTCAAATCGCTGATGCAAAGAGGGGATCTCGATTTATCTTTGCCATCAATGCGAAGCGTTGGGTATCGCCAAATGTGGCAATACCTTAGTGGTGAGATGGATTACGATGAAATGGTGTTTCGAGGCGTAGTAGCTACGCGGCAATTAGCTAAAAAACAAATGAACTGGTTAAAAAGCTGGTCAGATCTCACTTGGTTACAGAGTGGTGATCCAATAAATAACGAAATAATTACTAATTCGCTAAGTGATACTTGAAATTGTCGCTATAAGGCTCCAAGTTAGTGGTATATAATCGAATTTGATCTATGCCAATTAATTAATAAGAAAAAAGGAACAATAACATGGCGAAGGGGCAATCATTACAAGACCCATTTTTGAATGCGTTACGACGTGAGCGTATTCCCGTTTCAATTTATTTAGTAAACGGTATTAAGTTGCAAGGCCAAGTTGAATCATTTGATCAGTTTGTCATCTTGTTGAAGAACACTGTCAGCCAGATGGTATACAAACATGCTATCTCTACTGTGGTACCAGCTCGCGCTGTTCCACACCATACCCCAGTATCTGACGACTCGAAGAACGACGAATAGCATTTGCGAAGGCTTATCAGCCTTGGTAAGTGCCAAGGAGTAAAATAGCTTGTTTGACCGTTATGAAGCAGGTGAACAAGCCATCTTAGTGCATGTAAATTTTAATGACGAAGATGAGCGAGAAGACCTGGAAGAGCTGAAGATGTTAGTCAGTTCTGCAGGCGTAAATGCGGTGGCTACCATCACCGGTAGCCGAGTTTCTCCCCACCCTAAGTACTTTGTAGGTGCCGGAAAAGCAGAAGAAATCGCAGAATTAGTGAAAAGTGCCCAAGCGGATGTGATCATTTTTAATCACGCTTTATCGCCAGCACAAGAGCGAAACCTAGAAATGCTCTGTGAGGCGCGGGTTTTAGATCGTACCACCCTCATTTTAGATATTTTTGCTCAACGAGCGCGAACCCACGAAGGTAAGTTGCAAGTTGAGTTAGCGCAATTGCGCCATATGTCGACCCGATTAATTCGCGGCTGGACTCACCTAGAAAGACAAAAGGGCGGTATCGGTTTACGCGGCCCAGGTGAAACCCAGTTAGAAACCGATCGACGTTTATTGCGTGCGCGAATTAAACAAATTCAACAGCGTTTAGAAAAAGTAGGCAAGCAACGAGAGCAGGGCAGACGAGCGAGGCAACGTGCCGAGTTACCCACTGTTTCCTTAGCGGGTTATACCAATGCTGGTAAATCAACATTGTTTAATCGAATTACTGAATCTAAGGTGTATGCAGCCGATCAGTTGTTTGCCACCCTAGACCCAACGTTGCGAAAAATTGATATTGAGGATGTAGGTAAGGTGATTCTTGCCGATACCGTGGGCTTTATTCGCCACCTTCCTCATGATTTAGTGGCGGCGTTTAAAGCTACCTTAACCGAAACCCGTGAAGCCCAGCTATTATTACATGTGATTGATTGTAGTGATGAAAGAATGGCTGAAAACGTAGAACAGGTTGAGGTAGTATTAGAAGAGATTGGGGCGGGAGAAATACCTTTCCTGCAGGTCTACAATAAAGTAGATCAGCACCCAGATATGAGTCCGCGTATTGAGCGTGATGACCAGGGTTTACCCCAAAAAGTGTGGGTATCAGCGTTAACGGGAGAAGGTTTGTCTTTGTTGTATAAGGCAATCAGCGAACGTTTGGTTGGTGACATGGTTAACCACACTTTGCGTTTACCACCCAGTGAGGGGCGCTTGCGTAGTCGTTTGTATCAGTTAGACTGCGTAGCAGGTGAACGTTTAGACGATGAAGGAAATATCGTTTTAGATATTCGACTCGATGCTATTGCGTGGCAGCGGTTGGATAAGCAGTTCGACCATAGTTTGGAAAGTTTTATTGCTCAATGTGAGTAGGCATTAACTATAATTTCTGGAGACACAGATGGCCTGGAATGAGCCTGGCAACAAAGGTGGCGGCGGTGACCGTGACCCTTGGGGCAATAACAATAAAAATGGTAATCAGGGTCCGCCTGATTTAGATGAAGTAATTACTAAGCTAAGCCGTAAGTTTGGTGGCATTTTTGGTGGTGGTAAAAAACCATCATCTGGTGGCAGCAGCGGTGGTGTGAGTGGTTTTGGCATTGCTGTAGTAGTGGTCATCTTGGCTGTTATTTGGGTAGCGAGCGGTTTCTACACCATTAAAGAAGCTGAAAAGGGCGTAATTCTTACCTTTGGTAAATACGATCCTGAATCAGGTTTGGTAGATTCTGGTTTGAACTGGAAAGCAACCTTTGTTCAAGAAGTGATTCCAGTGAACGTAGAGGCTATTCGATCTTTACCTGCGTCGGGCTTTATGCTGACTGAAGACGAAAACGTAGTACGCGTAGAGATGGATGTACAGTACAAAGTGGTTCGTCCACATGCTTACCTGTTTAGTGTAACTGCGCCAGATGATAGCTTGGCACAAGCTACCGACAGTGCCCTGCGTTACGTGATTGGTCACACCACCATGGATGATATTTTAACCACGGGTCGTGAAGTTGTGCGTAGCGAAACCGAAGCCTTATTAAACAAAATCATCGAACCTTATAACTTAGGTATTGAAGTGGTTGACGTGAACTTCCTGCCGGCTCGTCCGCCAGAAGAAGTTAAAGATGCCTTCGATGATGCTATCTCTGCACAAGAAGATGAGCAGCGTTTCATTCGTGAAGCCGAAGCCTATCAACGTGAAATTGAACCACGAGCACGTGGTCGAGTTCAGCGTATTGAGCAAGAAGCCCAAGGTTATCAAGAGCAGATTGTATTGCGTGCACAAGGTGAAGTGGCTCGTTTTGAGCAGTTGCTTCCTGAGTATGAAAATGCACCAGACGTAACTCGCCACCGTTTATATCTAGAAACGATGGAAGAAATTTACGCTAAGTCGAACAAGGTGTTGATTGACGCATCTAACAACAGCAACATGCTTTACTTGCCTATCGACAAGCTAATGGAGCAAGGCCAGCAGCCTACTCAACGTAAATCTAGCTCGGGCAACAAACCATCTACTATAAGTTCAGAGCCTGCTAGCTCGATTCCGTCACGCCCTTCGTCGATTCGAAGCAGTGACCGCTCTAGTTCGGGGAGAAACTAAGCCATGAAACAATTAGCTATTTTTGGCATTATTTTAGCCTTGTTAGTGGGTTACTCGTCGGTATTTGTAGTGAACGAAGGCGAGCGCGGTATTGTTATTCAGTTTGGTAAAGTAAAACGTACCGCTGATGGCGCAACCAAGGTTTACCCACCGGGTTTACAGTTTAAGGTTCCATTTATTGATTCTGTGCGTACTTTAGATGCACGTATTCAAACTTTAGATGGCAACGCTGACCGTTTTGTAACCTCTGAGAAAAAAGACTTAATCATTGATTCTTACGTTAAATGGCGAATTGCAGATTTTTCACAGTTCTACCTTTCAACCGGTGGTTCGGTACTGCAAGCTGAGTCTCTGTTAACACGTAAAATCAACAATGGTCTTCGTAGCGAAATTGGTGCTCGTACCATTCGCGATATCGTATCTGGTGAGCGTGGCCAAGTAATGGAAGATGCACTTAAACGTATGGCGCGTTCTTCTGAGATTGGTATCGAAGTTACCGATGTGCGTATCAAGCAAATCAACTTACCTGATGAAGTAAGTAGTAGTATTTACCAACGGATGCGTGCAGAACGTTTAGCAGTAGCTAAAGAACACCGTTCGCAAGGTCAAGAGCAAGCCGAGATTATTCGCGCTAACGTTGACCGCCGTGTAAATGTATTGCTGGCCGATGCAGATAAGCGTGGTCGCGAAATGCGTGGTGACGGTGATGCTACAGCCGCTAGAATATACGCAGACGCTTATACTAAGAACCCAGAGTTCTATAAGTTCTGGCGTAGCTTGGCGGCTTATCGCACCAGTTTCGATAATGGTGGAGACGTAATGGTGTTAGAACCAGATAGCGAATTCTTCCGTTACATGAAAGAACCTGCGAAACAATAATACTGAGGGCCCAGTTAACGCTGGGCTTTTTTATGACAGATTCTGTATTACTTGCATTGGCTCTAGTGTGCCTTATCGAAGGCCTAGGGCCTTTATTGTTTCCTAAGCGTTGGAAACGCCTACTAAAAACAATATCGGAAGCGCCAGCGAGTAATATTCGGCAAATTGGTCTCGGCTTAGTGGGTGTTTCTATTATACTCTTGTATGTGATTAATCTTTGACCTTGGCACATAAAATCGGTATAACATGCACCCCTTGACTGTCCGATTTCTGCTAGAATCGCTTTTTAACTGAGACGACAAAAGACAATGGGAAAGAACGTAGTGATCCTTGGCTCCCAATGGGGAGACGAAGGCAAGGGTAAGATCGTAGACTTACTTACCGATAAATCAAGCTATGTGGTGCGCTATCAAGGCGGTCACAATGCTGGTCATACCTTAGTTATTGACGGTGAAAAAACTGTCCTCCACTTAATACCATCTGGTGTACTTCGCGACAACGTTACCTGTGTAATTGGTAATGGCGTGGTGTTAGCCCCTGATGCGCTATTTAAAGAAATGGCTATGCTCGAAGAGCGCGGCGTTCCTGTAAAAGAACGCTTGGTGATCAGTGAAGCTTGTCCTCTAATTTTGCCTTACCATGTTGCCTTAGACATGGCGCGC
The Agarivorans aestuarii DNA segment above includes these coding regions:
- the miaA gene encoding tRNA (adenosine(37)-N6)-dimethylallyltransferase MiaA, giving the protein MISNLPVITLMGPTASGKTALAIELHQQIGAELVSVDSALIYRGMDIGTAKPTAEEQRQAPHALIDICDPTEVYSAADFRRDVLEQIDAIHARGNVPLLVGGTMLYFKALVDGIADLPEADAALRNEIQQQAADGSWESLHHELSQYDPTSAARINVNDHQRLMRAVEVYRLTGKSLTEINNQPVAALPYKIHQFAIAPKEKAQLHHLIEVRFKMMLELGFEAEVKSLMQRGDLDLSLPSMRSVGYRQMWQYLSGEMDYDEMVFRGVVATRQLAKKQMNWLKSWSDLTWLQSGDPINNEIITNSLSDT
- the queG gene encoding tRNA epoxyqueuosine(34) reductase QueG, with the protein product MSLLSEIDLKQLVQHIKLTAKSLGFQQIGITDVDLSQHHQDVEQWLAKNYHGEMDYLARNLELRKHPEQLHEGTQRIISVRMDYLPEDAKFAQSLSASEQAYISRYALGRDYHKLMRKRLNQLGKAINDYCQQQLNMRPFVDSAPVMERQLATKAGLGWTGKHSLIINQGAGSWFFLGELFVDLPLPIDQPVDEQCGDCVACITICPTQAIVEPYQVDARRCISYLTIEYDGIIDEELRPLMGNRIYGCDDCQLTCPWNRYAQLTQEADFAARESLDQPTLLTLFAWTEEQFLKKTEGSPIRRIGYQQWLRNVAIALGNAAYSQQAIDALSAKQGLEAVAQHHVDWAIEQQQNKAAKDSRKTARLIRIIEKGLTRDA
- the hfq gene encoding RNA chaperone Hfq codes for the protein MAKGQSLQDPFLNALRRERIPVSIYLVNGIKLQGQVESFDQFVILLKNTVSQMVYKHAISTVVPARAVPHHTPVSDDSKNDE
- the hflK gene encoding FtsH protease activity modulator HflK: MAWNEPGNKGGGGDRDPWGNNNKNGNQGPPDLDEVITKLSRKFGGIFGGGKKPSSGGSSGGVSGFGIAVVVVILAVIWVASGFYTIKEAEKGVILTFGKYDPESGLVDSGLNWKATFVQEVIPVNVEAIRSLPASGFMLTEDENVVRVEMDVQYKVVRPHAYLFSVTAPDDSLAQATDSALRYVIGHTTMDDILTTGREVVRSETEALLNKIIEPYNLGIEVVDVNFLPARPPEEVKDAFDDAISAQEDEQRFIREAEAYQREIEPRARGRVQRIEQEAQGYQEQIVLRAQGEVARFEQLLPEYENAPDVTRHRLYLETMEEIYAKSNKVLIDASNNSNMLYLPIDKLMEQGQQPTQRKSSSGNKPSTISSEPASSIPSRPSSIRSSDRSSSGRN
- the mutL gene encoding DNA mismatch repair endonuclease MutL, with amino-acid sequence MPIQILPAQLANQIAAGEVVERPASVVKELIENCLDAGATRIDIEIDKGGAKRILIRDNGSGIAKDQLGLALSRHATSKIDSLDDLSAIATLGFRGEALASISSVSRLSLSSRTAEQEQAWQAQAAGRDMQVSLQPCAHPVGSSLEVLDLFFNTPARRKFLRTEKTEFSHIDELLKRLALSRFDVALSLKHNGKLIRQYRIATDLDKQLKRVSTVFGAPFANHCLHLDNQHDQLRLHGWLGLPEVARAQNDQQYFYVNGRMMRDKLLQHAIRQAFAAYLPDEQYASYVLFLELPLDQVDVNVHPAKHEVRFHQARLVHDYIVQVLASALSKIPAHNHTGELPVCQDEPANEMFAQPLEPVGHGYTSAAPATPRVSEGRQSYQSSLQRADKPRASELSANHQWLSSTADFSSQAASASPTNSVSSKSQAAALYPLHLVESAYLLARIGEKLVLLDLWASQQNLAYTQAMQQWPQGLDSVPLLLPLKLALDEPMHLLLSQQQEALKRIGFAFNIANKQQVIVAQVPKLIRKADFAQLIPSLLMAMSQLPESEWQQAEVLLSGLVKLQNKPNEYSWQQAIELSQQLHSHYANQLPQHLWQAVDLSTCIKGFNHD
- the hflC gene encoding protease modulator HflC, which produces MKQLAIFGIILALLVGYSSVFVVNEGERGIVIQFGKVKRTADGATKVYPPGLQFKVPFIDSVRTLDARIQTLDGNADRFVTSEKKDLIIDSYVKWRIADFSQFYLSTGGSVLQAESLLTRKINNGLRSEIGARTIRDIVSGERGQVMEDALKRMARSSEIGIEVTDVRIKQINLPDEVSSSIYQRMRAERLAVAKEHRSQGQEQAEIIRANVDRRVNVLLADADKRGREMRGDGDATAARIYADAYTKNPEFYKFWRSLAAYRTSFDNGGDVMVLEPDSEFFRYMKEPAKQ
- a CDS encoding N-acetylmuramoyl-L-alanine amidase, translated to MLGSFKLSRWIGLGLGLYLLCGLAMASSDVSGVRVWSSPDNTRIVLDLSGAPKFSHFNLNKPNRLVLDLSSSKMLSDLSKVPLSGDLVKKIRPSTPKAKGDYRLVIELSQAVNPTVFALKPTGNYGHRLVIDLPDKAGSAQIKKQQQQISKAKTQQQLAGNRDIIIAIDAGHGGEDPGAIGNKRTYEKHITLAIAKRAQRLINQEPGLKAVLIREGDYFVNLNKRSQIARKNKADFLVSIHADGFTSSQPKGASVWVVSTRRAKSEVGRHLEDHEAESDLLGGVGEVMGSVENDAHLNFALIDMQMDYSMNTAYEVAKKVLSELGKVTSLHKKRPEHASLAVLKSPDIPSILVEAGFITNHKEEKLLKTGNHQERIAKAVVKGIKAHYRAKPLAGTLYAQTYGVRKHTVRKGESLSVLAARYNTSVAGLKKANKLTSNTLRIGQVLTIPNS
- a CDS encoding DUF2065 domain-containing protein, which codes for MTDSVLLALALVCLIEGLGPLLFPKRWKRLLKTISEAPASNIRQIGLGLVGVSIILLYVINL
- a CDS encoding NAD(P)H-hydrate dehydratase encodes the protein MAPEHRLFSHSLPQSLWRAEVVKHQEAVLAHQQGTSLYSLMEQAGLAAFKLMQCQWPNGKRILVLAGGGNNGGDALVVARLAKQAGKQVKVLALGDLERMPSEAQKALAAWQAEGGPLDLSQQFDWPSDVIIDGVLGIGLNTEVRAPLQALFAQINQSGVPVLALDLPSGLSADTGKLLGSAIKASATICFIAAKQGLFIGQAPEYVGKLVFAGLGLSDLFEQQNTTAVSLADYAQLGSLLAPRAKTAHKGSCGRVALVGGNVGMAGAIRMAAEASLRSGAGLVNVFTQAQNQSVVSTGRPELMVAAVAKHSLQQLDWCLAQASCKVIGPGLGQDEWAQALFSSVLNDDKACLVDADALNLLAKAPMQRNHWVLTPHPGEAARLLKCSVAEIEADRIAAAQNIQHRYGGVCVLKGAGTVVAGAQGQVRICTAGNPGMASGGMGDVLSGIIGGLIAQFAAKHLLFDIVCLGVCIHGMAADRAAEQGERGMLASDLMPFIRQLVNPKL
- the tsaE gene encoding tRNA (adenosine(37)-N6)-threonylcarbamoyltransferase complex ATPase subunit type 1 TsaE; amino-acid sequence: MKTWHIELADAEQTVALGELLAKACQRASVIYLEGDLGAGKTTLTRGFIQGKGHEGKVKSPTYTLVEPYELGDWRVNHFDLYRLADPEELEFIGIRDYFADDCLCLVEWPEKGLGFLPAADLLVELAYRGEQRSAQVKALSEQGQKVVEWLSQHAG
- the hflX gene encoding ribosome rescue GTPase HflX, whose translation is MFDRYEAGEQAILVHVNFNDEDEREDLEELKMLVSSAGVNAVATITGSRVSPHPKYFVGAGKAEEIAELVKSAQADVIIFNHALSPAQERNLEMLCEARVLDRTTLILDIFAQRARTHEGKLQVELAQLRHMSTRLIRGWTHLERQKGGIGLRGPGETQLETDRRLLRARIKQIQQRLEKVGKQREQGRRARQRAELPTVSLAGYTNAGKSTLFNRITESKVYAADQLFATLDPTLRKIDIEDVGKVILADTVGFIRHLPHDLVAAFKATLTETREAQLLLHVIDCSDERMAENVEQVEVVLEEIGAGEIPFLQVYNKVDQHPDMSPRIERDDQGLPQKVWVSALTGEGLSLLYKAISERLVGDMVNHTLRLPPSEGRLRSRLYQLDCVAGERLDDEGNIVLDIRLDAIAWQRLDKQFDHSLESFIAQCE